A genomic window from Fusarium oxysporum Fo47 chromosome VIII, complete sequence includes:
- a CDS encoding uncharacterized protein (expressed protein): MKFTALATAIFALSFGAEMATAAECCQMKVCDKMNLGGNCKHGCYPIRKTAKLNLSGLKSSVSSAKTENRCFCTIGKEVYVSRNSKRPSPGS; this comes from the coding sequence ATGAAGTTCACCGCTCTTGCCACCGCCATCTTTGCCCTCAGCTTCGGTGCCGAGATGGCTACCGCTGCTGAGTGTTGCCAAATGAAGGTCTGCGATAAGATGAACCTTGGGGGCAACTGCAAGCACGGTTGCTATCCTATCAGGAAGACGGCCAAACTCAACTTGAGTGGACTCAAGTCGTCAGTCTCTTCAGCCAAGACTGAGAACAGATGCTTCTGCACCATTGGAAAGGAGGTGTATGTATCACGCAACAGTAAACGCCCTTCACCTGGTAGCTAA
- a CDS encoding uncharacterized protein (expressed protein) translates to MPLLHPIAMLEPIAKNSTRANIKHNARLLLLSVTVALSFYPFLSRCIHAFDISPIGEGKGSEASPTDWSVVEDMCFPAEYRDIGRSTTFKSLNGLELTVSLITCIFTFWLLAGLPGTCYDHDEKVKDAKGAEDKTSWRERVNKWFGDRPLVAILPLLVLVGWTIPLLWVIFTLRNVHEQMSENMVEEYDGNYCGFGQIVSIILFIRVGVELTYRSRFSSVHAYKLDG, encoded by the coding sequence ATGCCGCTTCTGCACCCCATTGCTATGTTGGAGCCAATAGCGAAAAACAGCACGAGAGCCAATATCAAACACAACGCTAGATTACTGCTCCTCAGTGTAACTGTTGCTTTGTCATTCTATCCCTTCTTATCGAGGTGCATTCATGCGTTTGACATAAGCCCCATTGGCGAGGGTAAGGGCTCAGAGGCATCGCCGACAGACTGGAGTGTCGTGGAAGATATGTGCTTTCCCGCGGAGTACAGAGATATTGGAAGATCGACGACTTTCAAATCTTTAAATGGCTTGGAGTTGACTGTATCCCTGATTACATGCATATTCACATTCTGGCTCCTTGCTGGCCTGCCTGGCACATGTTACGACCATGACGAGAAGGTAAAGGATGCTAAGGGAGCAGAAGACAAGACCTCTTGGCGCGAGCGAGTCAATAAGTGGTTCGGTGACAGGCCGCTTGTTGctattcttcctcttcttgtgcttgttggGTGGACTATACCACTACTGTGGGTGATTTTCACCCTCAGAAACGTCCACGAGCAAATGTCGGAGAACATGGTAGAAGAATACGATGGGAATTACTGTGGATTTGGGCAGATTGTGTCTATCATATTGTTTATCCGTGTTGGAGTTGAACTGACATATCGGTCGAGATTCAGTTCAGTACATGCATACAAACTGGATGGATAA
- a CDS encoding PIN domain-like protein produces MGIKQLFSIIKEEAPDSIKEGEIKNQFGRKVAIDASMSIYSFLIAVRSEGQQLMNESGETTSHLMGMFYRTLRMVDNGIKPLYVFDGAPPKLKSGELAKRFQRKQEATEGLEEAKETGTAEDIEKFSRRTVRVTREHNAECQRLLKLMGIPYIIAPTEAEAQCAVLAQAGKVYAAASEDMDTLCFNAPILLRHLTFSEQRKEPIQEIHLEKVLEGLNMERKQFVDLCILLGCDYLDPIPKVGPSTALKLIREHGSLEKVVEAIEKDPKKKYTIPEDWPYKDARDLFFEPDVRQADHPDCDFKWEKPDMEGLVQFLVTEKGFSEDRVRSGGARLEKNLKSSQQARLEGFFKPVPKTDAEKAAHKRKLDEKNEEKRKKAKQEKKDKAASKAKPRGTK; encoded by the exons ATGGGTATTAAGCAACTCTTTTCGATCATCAAGGAGGAAGCTCCAGATTCGATCAAGGAGGGTGAGATCAAGAACCAGTTCGGCCGCAAGGTCGCCATT GATGCTTCAATGAGTATCTACAGTTTCCTTATCGCCGTACGATCCGAAGGCCAACAGCTCATGAACGAGAGCGGCGAGACAACATCGCATCTCATGGGCATGTTCTACCGTACTCTGCGCATGGTTGACAACGGAATCAAGCCCCTCTACGTTTTCGATGGTGCACCACCTAAACTCAAGTCTGGCGAGTTGGCCAAGCGTTTCCAGCGCAAGCAGGAAGCTACCGAAGGCCTCGAGGAGGCTAAGGAGACTGGTACAGCAGAAGATATCGAGAAGTTCTCACGACGAACTGTTCGTGTCACTCGAGAGCACAATGCCGAATGCCAGCGTCTACTCAAGCTCATGGGCATTCCTTACATCATTGCACCtactgaggctgaggccCAGTGTGCTGTCTTGGCCCAGGCTGGCAAGGTGTATGCGGCCGCCAGTGAAGATATGGACACTCTTTGCTTCAACGCACCCATTTTACTGCGCCATCTTACTTTCAGCGAACAACGCAAAGAGCCCATCCAGGAGATTCACCTAGAGAAGGTCCTCGAGGGCCTTAACATGGAGAGGAAGCAG TTTGTGGATCTTTGTATCCTGCTCGGCTGCGATTACCTTGACCCAATTCCCAAGGTCGGCCCCAGCACTGCCCTGAAGCTGATCCGTGAGCATGGTTCATTGGAGAAGGTTGTCGAGGCGATTGAGAAAGATCCCAAGAAGAAGTATACTATTCCTGAGGACTGGCCCTATAAGGATGCTCGGGATCTATTTTTCGAGCCCGATGTGCGACAAGCCGACCACCCTGACTGCGATTTCAAGTGGGAGAAGCCTGACATGGAAGGCCTTGTTCAGTTCCTCGTCACAGAGAAGGGGTTCTCGGAGGATCGTGTTCGCAGTGGAGGTGCCCGGCTGGAGAAGAATCTCAAGAGCTCTCAACAAGCTCGACTAGAGGGTTTCTTCAAGCCTGTTCCCAAGACAGATGCTGAGAAGGCAGCACACAAGCGAAagctggatgagaagaatgaagagaagcgaaagaaggctaagcaggagaagaaggacaaggctgCTTCTAAAGCCAAGCCTCGAGGTACCAAGTGA